From Alienimonas californiensis, a single genomic window includes:
- a CDS encoding PEP-CTERM sorting domain-containing protein (PEP-CTERM proteins occur, often in large numbers, in the proteomes of bacteria that also encode an exosortase, a predicted intramembrane cysteine proteinase. The presence of a PEP-CTERM domain at a protein's C-terminus predicts cleavage within the sorting domain, followed by covalent anchoring to some some component of the (usually Gram-negative) cell surface. Many PEP-CTERM proteins exhibit an unusual sequence composition that includes large numbers of potential glycosylation sites. Expression of one such protein has been shown restore the ability of a bacterium to form floc, a type of biofilm.), producing the protein MSRTLLSVAVAWFGASVASGDLIVAFQSKTSSGTVPAGLTGAGVIDTPLERGGGLKADSGGTFSSTGWTVEGDVATAIAAGDFLTWGFTSDAAYDLTDLGIRYDRTFSGPGSLAIDLSVNGGNFERVFSDDDVDATGETLSGIDLSRFSGVTSATFRLAGWDALLSTGLFEIENDFTIGGASYGIVVNGDVAGPAAVPEPGAALLLGLAGAGGWLLRRRTASPRGRRPLNADH; encoded by the coding sequence ATGTCGCGCACTCTCCTCTCGGTCGCCGTCGCCTGGTTCGGAGCCAGCGTCGCCTCCGGGGACCTCATCGTCGCCTTCCAGTCTAAAACTTCCTCGGGCACAGTCCCGGCGGGGCTGACGGGCGCCGGCGTCATCGATACCCCGCTGGAACGCGGCGGCGGCCTGAAGGCGGACTCCGGCGGGACGTTCAGCTCCACCGGCTGGACGGTCGAAGGCGACGTGGCGACCGCGATCGCCGCGGGCGATTTTCTGACGTGGGGGTTCACGTCAGACGCCGCCTACGATCTGACGGACCTGGGAATCCGATATGATCGCACCTTCTCGGGGCCGGGATCGCTCGCGATCGACCTCTCCGTGAACGGCGGCAACTTCGAACGCGTGTTCTCGGACGACGACGTCGACGCGACGGGCGAAACGCTGTCCGGTATCGATCTGTCCCGGTTCTCGGGCGTCACCTCCGCCACGTTTCGCCTCGCGGGATGGGACGCGCTGCTGTCGACCGGTCTGTTCGAGATTGAAAACGACTTCACGATCGGCGGAGCGAGTTATGGGATCGTGGTGAACGGCGACGTCGCCGGGCCGGCGGCGGTGCCGGAGCCGGGCGCGGCGCTCCTGCTGGGCCTCGCTGGGGCGGGGGGCTGGCTGCTCCGCCGGCGGACCGCGTCGCCCCGCGGCCGCCGACCGCTCAACGCCGACCACTAA
- a CDS encoding glycoside hydrolase family 130 protein gives MIRRHPANPLVSPVDVRPSNPAFRVRGAFNPAATTFGDETLLLLRVAEDAPAEPGRIAVPMVRFENGRGVPDVLNVGLTDPGVIPRDTRGVAVDGVEYLSTLSHLRLARSTDGVNFTVEDEPFLFPANPAERFGVEDARITRIADTWWINYTAVSGDGWCTALASTRDFRTVTRHGVIFPPSNKDVSLFPARCGGLWRALHRPNNDGFGKASIWSASSPDLISWGDHRCILRPRADVPFEGAKIGGGPPCLLTEEGWVQIYHGKSAAGAYALFVALLDREDPSIVLARGAEPLLVPEEEYERSGFFPDVVFANGVTHEPPGPDGVLPFGANVRVYYGATDGVSCLAETTVADLLASAHSRTATFCAHSLEEMHLTVA, from the coding sequence TTGATCCGTCGCCACCCTGCCAATCCGCTCGTCTCCCCCGTGGACGTGCGGCCGTCCAACCCTGCGTTCCGCGTCCGCGGGGCGTTCAATCCGGCGGCGACGACCTTCGGGGACGAAACGCTGCTCCTCCTCCGCGTCGCCGAGGACGCTCCCGCCGAGCCGGGGCGGATCGCCGTCCCGATGGTGCGGTTCGAGAACGGTCGCGGCGTGCCGGACGTCCTGAACGTCGGGCTGACCGACCCCGGCGTGATCCCCCGCGACACCCGCGGCGTGGCGGTGGACGGCGTCGAATACCTCAGCACGCTGTCCCACCTGCGGCTGGCCCGCTCGACGGACGGCGTGAACTTCACGGTCGAGGACGAACCTTTCCTTTTCCCCGCGAACCCGGCGGAGCGGTTCGGCGTGGAGGACGCCCGCATCACCCGGATCGCGGACACCTGGTGGATCAACTACACGGCCGTCTCCGGCGACGGCTGGTGCACGGCGCTCGCCAGCACCCGGGACTTCCGCACCGTCACCCGGCACGGCGTGATCTTCCCGCCGTCCAATAAGGACGTCAGCCTGTTCCCCGCCCGCTGCGGCGGCCTCTGGCGGGCCCTGCACCGGCCGAACAACGACGGCTTCGGCAAGGCGAGCATCTGGTCCGCCTCCTCCCCGGACCTCATCAGCTGGGGCGATCACCGCTGCATCCTGCGGCCGCGGGCGGACGTGCCGTTCGAGGGGGCGAAGATCGGCGGCGGCCCGCCCTGCCTGCTGACCGAGGAGGGCTGGGTGCAGATCTACCACGGCAAATCCGCCGCCGGCGCCTACGCCCTGTTCGTCGCCCTGCTGGACCGCGAGGACCCGTCGATCGTGCTCGCCCGCGGCGCCGAACCGCTGCTCGTGCCCGAGGAAGAGTACGAACGCTCCGGGTTCTTCCCGGACGTCGTGTTCGCCAACGGCGTCACGCACGAGCCGCCCGGTCCGGACGGCGTGCTGCCATTCGGCGCGAACGTCCGGGTCTATTACGGGGCGACCGACGGGGTGAGTTGCCTCGCGGAGACGACCGTGGCCGACCTGCTCGCCTCCGCCCACTCCCGGACCGCGACCTTCTGCGCCCATTCCTTGGAGGAGATGCACCTCACGGTCGCGTGA
- a CDS encoding glycoside hydrolase family 130 protein — MQARRVPGVSITPDPRRVLFRPFFPGGPERARTIIARIMTLSDAEVQSELDWVTEEFGDRHRNLLKFFARRFGEVGHLRLTDAPLSRERELLIGAYFTNEYSLEAAALFNPSMIWHPDQSGLKAGAKRFILSLRATGEGHISSLQFRSGVISPPGGDATGRRGRSPRIELDPVTAYVTTPERTLDRSFERSLFGKKLLELGVKYDFVRAVMGRLAERFTFSELRDVVEEARRTEPLPPRVAQEAADAVVGLAESNYEIRFDDDLPLCERIIFPSTPSEVKGIEDARFVEFTDDDGTITYYATYTAYDGRTAFPQLLETPDFLAFKAHTLNGPAVANKGLGLFPRKIGGRYACVGRQDGENIYLMFSDNPGFWYKKEILQRPTQPWEFVQLGNCGSPIETEAGWLVLSHGVGPMRKYCIGAFLLDKDDPMKVLGRLPEPLLTPAGNEREGYVPNVVYSCGGQIFDNELIIPYAMSDHASGFATVPLDDLLETLERNPA, encoded by the coding sequence ATGCAGGCCCGCCGCGTTCCTGGCGTTTCCATCACGCCGGACCCCCGCCGGGTGCTGTTCCGGCCGTTCTTCCCCGGGGGCCCCGAGCGCGCCCGCACGATCATCGCCCGGATCATGACCCTCTCCGACGCGGAGGTGCAGTCCGAGCTGGACTGGGTGACGGAGGAGTTCGGCGATCGGCACCGCAACCTGCTGAAGTTCTTCGCCCGCCGGTTCGGCGAGGTCGGCCACCTTCGGCTGACCGACGCCCCGCTCTCCCGGGAGCGCGAACTGCTCATCGGCGCCTATTTCACCAACGAATACAGCCTCGAAGCGGCGGCGCTCTTCAACCCCTCGATGATCTGGCACCCGGACCAGTCGGGTCTGAAAGCCGGTGCCAAGCGGTTTATCCTCAGTTTGCGGGCGACCGGCGAGGGGCACATCTCCAGTTTGCAGTTCCGCAGCGGCGTGATCAGCCCGCCGGGCGGCGACGCGACCGGCCGCCGCGGCCGTTCGCCCCGGATCGAACTCGACCCCGTCACCGCCTACGTCACCACGCCGGAACGCACGCTGGACCGCTCCTTCGAACGGTCGCTATTCGGCAAAAAGCTGCTCGAACTGGGGGTGAAGTACGATTTCGTCCGGGCGGTGATGGGCCGGCTCGCGGAGCGATTCACCTTCTCGGAACTGCGGGACGTGGTCGAGGAGGCCCGCCGCACCGAACCGCTGCCGCCCCGGGTGGCCCAGGAGGCGGCCGACGCCGTCGTCGGGCTTGCCGAGAGCAACTACGAGATCCGGTTCGACGACGATCTGCCGTTGTGCGAGCGGATCATCTTCCCCTCCACCCCCAGCGAGGTGAAGGGGATCGAGGACGCACGCTTCGTCGAGTTCACCGACGACGACGGCACGATCACTTACTACGCGACCTACACCGCCTACGACGGCCGCACCGCCTTCCCCCAACTGCTGGAAACGCCCGACTTCCTGGCGTTCAAGGCCCATACGCTCAACGGCCCCGCAGTCGCCAACAAGGGGCTCGGCCTGTTCCCCCGCAAGATCGGCGGCCGCTACGCCTGCGTGGGGCGGCAGGACGGCGAGAACATTTATCTGATGTTCAGCGACAATCCGGGCTTCTGGTACAAGAAGGAGATCCTTCAGCGCCCCACGCAGCCGTGGGAGTTCGTGCAGTTGGGCAACTGCGGTTCCCCCATCGAGACCGAGGCCGGGTGGCTGGTGCTCTCGCACGGCGTCGGCCCGATGCGGAAGTACTGCATCGGAGCGTTCCTGCTGGATAAGGACGACCCCATGAAGGTGCTCGGCCGGCTCCCCGAACCGCTGCTGACCCCCGCCGGCAACGAGCGCGAGGGCTACGTGCCGAACGTCGTCTACTCCTGCGGCGGTCAGATCTTCGACAACGAACTGATCATCCCTTACGCCATGAGCGATCACGCCAGCGGCTTCGCCACGGTGCCGCTCGACGACCTGCTGGAAACGCTCGAGCGCAACCCGGCATGA
- a CDS encoding class I SAM-dependent methyltransferase, translating to MTTDAEEPGESAAAAANSPVGVADPAEGRADGGKLDLGPVQQTLLVPLWARAAETRSRLSILSDPRAVEIVDALGDRFGHFNRFALRSRIGIALRTLQFDDWLRAFLVAHPGGTVADVGVGLNTRFERCDDGVSHWLEVDLPDSMAVRRRYFAETDRRTMLAGSVLEPDWIDRLLELPPPYFVCIEGVLMYLPEAGVRRLIDMLGERLPGATLTFDALTPDGVATQSQHDTLKHFEARFDWGVEDVRSLESWRSDLTCEDAVTLKEIAVRNVARMPWMLKLIGLGMSTVKRRAVKAYWLAKYRVG from the coding sequence ATGACGACCGACGCCGAGGAACCCGGGGAATCCGCCGCAGCCGCCGCGAATTCGCCCGTCGGGGTCGCGGATCCCGCAGAGGGTCGCGCTGACGGGGGGAAGCTCGACCTGGGGCCGGTCCAGCAAACCCTGCTGGTTCCGCTGTGGGCCCGGGCCGCGGAGACCCGCAGCCGGTTGTCGATCCTGTCGGACCCGCGGGCGGTCGAGATCGTCGACGCCCTCGGCGATCGATTCGGGCATTTCAATCGCTTCGCACTCCGCAGTCGCATCGGCATCGCCCTGCGGACGTTGCAGTTCGACGACTGGCTGCGGGCGTTCCTCGTCGCTCATCCCGGCGGCACGGTGGCGGACGTCGGCGTGGGGCTGAACACCCGGTTCGAGCGCTGCGACGACGGCGTCTCGCACTGGCTGGAGGTCGACCTGCCGGACAGCATGGCCGTCCGCCGCCGGTACTTCGCGGAGACGGACCGGCGGACGATGCTGGCCGGCTCCGTGCTGGAACCGGACTGGATCGATCGGCTGCTGGAGTTGCCGCCGCCGTACTTCGTCTGCATCGAGGGGGTGCTGATGTACCTGCCGGAAGCGGGGGTCCGCCGCCTGATCGACATGCTGGGCGAACGCCTGCCGGGCGCGACGCTGACCTTCGACGCCCTCACGCCCGACGGCGTCGCCACCCAGTCCCAACACGACACGCTGAAGCACTTCGAGGCCCGCTTCGACTGGGGCGTGGAAGACGTACGCTCGCTGGAGAGTTGGCGGAGCGACCTGACCTGCGAAGACGCGGTCACGCTGAAGGAGATCGCCGTGCGGAACGTCGCCCGGATGCCCTGGATGCTCAAGCTGATCGGTTTGGGCATGAGCACCGTCAAACGGCGGGCGGTGAAGGCCTACTGGTTGGCGAAATACCGGGTGGGTTGA
- a CDS encoding AAA family ATPase, producing MQITDIEIARYGVWRDLTLPLAGPGLNLLYGPNEAGKTTLMRFIRGVLYGFEPFSAHGFRPRSAGRNGGRDVETTEGWDGTLHAEIDGAPHVLRRFREPGGAPRGRLTVTDPFGEVHGEEWLHERLGGLSEAMYRNVYALGIYELQELATLEHADVAAHVHGVSLGPAGRRFLAAADAAEATASGLLTLDAHDAPVGGRIAELMRRRDRLDAQLAALPDGRAAAGELRADLDQLDRTFTRLERKKKRLRRELRGARYADKVHGPWRQVRDLRTELGKLGGTAGVPADGLTRLIAAEANRDAAAKRAAEARRRADEARKHAEAVQFDEGLVEHAGAIRALAPLTEWAEEAIRRRDAASEAAATFARRADRTEELLGDDADADFDAEEMTDDQLKAFVARFAAGNDAGSKRFARLAAAAGADPKLALGSHEDRVREVVFSDEDDDEDRPEPADFDLTRSPNGVDVSPEAEELLTEAAASYRAAGLKNRRLKRTYKRKDRLFRKREARRSELLASVGVDDPALALAAADERAAQLTRLCDLVREENVLSGGRTAGGLRPDEWAARLEVPPWVGLCFGVFMFGGAAFGLLGLIQGLTAGWLSGLIFLLIGMCCSAFAWRMREHMETVLTDAAAEAEARVRASEGDLVRTREEIRTLLITAELDPAKFRARKAGPGVGEWSHKAAAAALLTIERRRTSLEKVAETADAHAKQRRALSALRDRIRRSQGDLTAGRQMWYEALEAVGLPEGVKTAEALTAWREEHREALKLAADAAGRLSGRGATRVVEKRIAVPVPVPTAGGAPGAAEVHAVRDAAAQAAARQDDLTAALAALSARVTDLGRALKRPVEGSAVKVLARWAEELDRLQDRRDERTRRVAEADRLKAEAEELTAAERRHDGEATALLKAAGVTDRAAYERLAGGSAKRQEVAALLEMAEADLAAAAAESSEFAVQEEDLAAFDAAENRASIARTEAQLEEIEDELRAARERRGGVARELEGLSADDARDAVRLELSAVNRELQDASERWNAAKLAGRAFASMRADVERTRQPAVLAAAGRYLDQLTGGRYRRVWSPLGERTLMVEDRHGAALTPDALSGGTREQLYLAVRLGLMDHVAEADQTATGAEIDGNGLDLRPPVVLDDVLVNFDQLRTEAALDTLRTFCAEERRADGSIRPARQVLFFTCHLHLAHLFESGGVEPVWLPRNDAADRFEPIPQVLEPRSRVLRAA from the coding sequence GTGCAGATCACCGACATTGAGATCGCCCGGTACGGCGTGTGGCGGGACCTGACCCTGCCGCTGGCCGGGCCGGGACTGAACCTGCTCTACGGCCCCAACGAGGCCGGCAAGACCACGCTGATGCGGTTCATCCGCGGCGTGCTGTACGGCTTTGAACCGTTCAGCGCCCACGGCTTCCGCCCGCGATCGGCCGGCCGGAACGGCGGGCGGGACGTCGAAACGACCGAGGGTTGGGACGGCACCCTCCACGCCGAGATCGACGGCGCCCCCCACGTCCTCCGCCGGTTCCGCGAACCCGGCGGCGCCCCCCGCGGCCGGCTGACCGTCACCGATCCGTTCGGCGAGGTGCACGGCGAGGAGTGGCTGCACGAACGGCTCGGCGGATTGTCCGAGGCGATGTACCGCAACGTCTACGCGCTGGGGATCTACGAGCTCCAGGAGCTGGCCACGCTGGAGCACGCGGACGTCGCCGCCCATGTGCACGGGGTGTCGCTGGGTCCGGCGGGCCGCCGGTTCCTCGCCGCCGCCGACGCCGCCGAGGCCACGGCGTCCGGCCTGCTGACGCTCGACGCCCACGACGCCCCGGTCGGCGGCCGCATCGCCGAACTGATGCGGCGCCGCGATCGGCTGGACGCCCAACTCGCCGCCCTGCCAGACGGACGCGCCGCCGCGGGCGAGCTGCGGGCGGATCTGGACCAGCTCGACCGCACCTTCACCCGGTTGGAGCGGAAGAAGAAGCGGCTCCGCCGCGAACTGCGGGGGGCGCGGTACGCCGACAAGGTGCACGGCCCGTGGCGGCAGGTCCGCGACCTGCGGACCGAACTGGGGAAGCTCGGCGGGACCGCCGGGGTGCCCGCGGACGGCCTCACGCGGCTGATCGCCGCCGAGGCGAACCGGGACGCCGCCGCCAAACGGGCCGCCGAGGCCCGCCGCCGGGCTGACGAGGCCCGCAAACACGCCGAAGCGGTGCAGTTCGACGAAGGTCTGGTCGAGCACGCCGGGGCCATCCGCGCACTGGCGCCGCTGACGGAGTGGGCCGAGGAGGCGATCCGCCGCCGCGACGCCGCCTCCGAAGCCGCCGCGACCTTCGCCCGCCGGGCTGACCGGACGGAGGAACTGCTCGGCGACGACGCCGACGCGGACTTCGACGCGGAGGAGATGACCGACGACCAGCTCAAGGCATTCGTCGCCCGCTTCGCCGCCGGCAACGACGCGGGGTCGAAGCGCTTCGCCCGCCTCGCCGCAGCGGCGGGGGCTGATCCGAAACTCGCCCTCGGTTCGCATGAGGACCGCGTGCGAGAGGTCGTCTTCTCGGATGAGGACGACGACGAGGACCGTCCGGAACCGGCCGACTTCGACCTGACCCGCTCCCCGAACGGCGTGGACGTCTCGCCGGAGGCGGAGGAACTGCTGACAGAGGCCGCCGCCTCCTACCGGGCCGCCGGCCTGAAGAATCGGCGGCTCAAGCGGACCTACAAACGCAAGGACCGCCTGTTCCGCAAACGGGAGGCCCGGCGGTCGGAACTGCTGGCCTCCGTCGGCGTGGACGATCCAGCGCTGGCGCTGGCCGCCGCGGACGAGCGGGCGGCCCAGCTGACCCGGCTGTGCGATCTGGTCCGTGAAGAAAACGTGCTGTCCGGCGGTCGCACCGCCGGCGGGCTGCGGCCGGACGAGTGGGCTGCCCGGCTGGAGGTCCCGCCCTGGGTCGGCCTCTGCTTCGGCGTGTTCATGTTCGGCGGAGCGGCGTTCGGGCTGCTCGGGCTGATTCAGGGACTGACCGCCGGCTGGCTCTCCGGGCTGATCTTCCTGCTGATCGGCATGTGCTGCTCCGCCTTTGCGTGGCGGATGCGGGAGCACATGGAAACGGTGCTGACCGACGCCGCCGCCGAAGCCGAAGCCCGCGTGCGGGCGTCGGAGGGCGATCTGGTCCGCACCCGCGAGGAGATCCGCACGCTGCTGATCACCGCGGAGCTGGACCCGGCGAAGTTCCGGGCCCGCAAGGCCGGCCCGGGCGTGGGCGAGTGGAGCCATAAGGCCGCCGCCGCCGCCCTACTGACGATCGAACGCCGCCGCACGAGCCTGGAGAAGGTCGCCGAGACCGCCGACGCCCACGCCAAGCAGCGGCGGGCGCTCTCGGCGCTGCGGGACCGCATTCGGCGCTCGCAGGGCGATCTGACCGCCGGCCGGCAGATGTGGTACGAGGCCCTCGAGGCCGTCGGCCTGCCGGAGGGGGTGAAAACCGCCGAGGCCCTGACGGCGTGGCGGGAGGAACACCGCGAGGCGTTGAAGCTCGCCGCGGACGCGGCCGGCCGGCTTTCCGGCCGGGGCGCGACGCGGGTCGTGGAGAAGCGGATCGCCGTGCCCGTCCCGGTGCCGACCGCCGGCGGGGCGCCGGGCGCTGCGGAGGTTCACGCCGTCCGCGACGCCGCCGCCCAGGCCGCCGCCCGCCAGGACGATCTCACCGCGGCTCTGGCGGCGCTGTCCGCCCGGGTGACGGACCTCGGCCGGGCGCTGAAGCGGCCGGTGGAGGGCAGCGCCGTTAAGGTTCTCGCCCGCTGGGCGGAGGAGCTGGACCGCCTGCAGGACCGCCGTGACGAGCGCACCCGCCGCGTCGCCGAGGCCGATCGTTTGAAGGCCGAGGCCGAGGAACTGACCGCCGCCGAGCGGCGCCACGACGGCGAGGCGACCGCTCTGCTGAAGGCCGCGGGCGTCACCGACCGGGCCGCGTATGAACGGCTCGCCGGGGGCTCCGCGAAGCGGCAGGAGGTCGCGGCGCTTTTGGAAATGGCCGAGGCCGACCTCGCTGCCGCCGCGGCGGAGTCGTCGGAGTTCGCCGTGCAGGAAGAGGACCTCGCCGCCTTCGACGCGGCCGAAAACCGGGCGTCGATCGCCCGGACCGAAGCCCAGTTGGAAGAGATCGAGGACGAACTGCGGGCCGCCCGGGAACGCCGCGGCGGCGTGGCCCGGGAGTTGGAGGGCCTCTCCGCCGACGATGCCCGCGACGCCGTGCGGCTGGAACTGTCCGCCGTGAACCGCGAGTTGCAGGACGCCTCGGAACGCTGGAACGCCGCGAAGCTGGCCGGTCGGGCCTTCGCCTCGATGCGGGCGGACGTCGAACGCACCCGCCAGCCGGCGGTGCTGGCCGCGGCGGGGCGGTATCTGGACCAGCTCACCGGCGGCCGCTACCGCCGGGTCTGGAGCCCGCTGGGCGAGCGTACCCTGATGGTCGAGGACCGGCACGGCGCCGCCCTGACCCCGGATGCCCTCTCCGGCGGCACCCGCGAGCAGCTTTACCTCGCCGTGCGGCTGGGCCTGATGGACCACGTCGCCGAGGCGGATCAAACCGCCACCGGGGCGGAGATCGACGGCAACGGCCTCGACCTGCGTCCGCCGGTCGTGCTGGACGACGTGCTGGTCAACTTCGACCAGTTGCGCACCGAGGCGGCGCTGGACACGTTGCGAACCTTCTGTGCCGAGGAACGTCGGGCCGACGGCTCCATCCGCCCGGCCCGGCAGGTGCTGTTCTTCACCTGTCACCTGCACCTCGCGCACCTGTTCGAGTCGGGCGGGGTGGAGCCGGTCTGGCTGCCGCGGAACGACGCCGCGGATCGGTTCGAGCCGATCCCGCAGGTGCTCGAACCGCGGTCCCGCGTGCTCCGGGCGGCGTAA
- a CDS encoding cupin-like domain-containing protein: MSAALPDGPLLDLPADYRTPDAFENGLFTATHRLAETGLFTEENVLRMLETHPRDLANVSRMGHDPTVLEWSEGLTEGLSPEDVLAALKKGRLWLNIRKVLDHQPEAAAAINRLYDDLEAACPGFTATRRSANVLVSSPGAMVYYHIDVPQNILWHVSGEKRVWAYPQRLADTPRDELEAIVAVKKAEDAGYHPEWDDAAFAVDLKPGEWITWPQHTPHRVQNTVGLNISVSTEHYSPRAFRYVRAHRANRMLRDRFGLSLSSTKTSGLGYQAKAAAYLAGRAVQEYVTKKRGLYHYPKTFRVDPKAPHATVELNGGPTPAAFLPRAAAEPKAESAAEPERAREPELALA, translated from the coding sequence ATGTCCGCCGCTCTGCCTGACGGCCCGCTGCTGGATCTGCCCGCCGACTACCGCACGCCGGACGCGTTCGAGAACGGTCTGTTCACCGCGACGCACCGCCTCGCGGAGACGGGACTGTTCACGGAGGAGAACGTGCTCCGCATGCTGGAGACGCACCCGCGGGACCTGGCGAACGTCTCCCGCATGGGCCACGACCCGACCGTGCTGGAGTGGAGCGAAGGCCTGACGGAAGGGCTGAGCCCCGAAGACGTGCTTGCCGCCCTGAAGAAGGGCCGGCTGTGGCTGAACATCCGCAAGGTGCTGGACCACCAGCCCGAGGCCGCCGCGGCGATCAATCGGCTCTACGACGACTTGGAAGCCGCCTGCCCCGGCTTCACGGCGACCCGCCGCAGCGCCAACGTGCTCGTGAGCAGCCCGGGGGCGATGGTCTACTACCACATCGACGTGCCGCAGAACATTCTCTGGCACGTCAGCGGGGAGAAGCGCGTCTGGGCCTACCCGCAGCGCCTGGCCGACACCCCGCGGGACGAGTTGGAAGCGATCGTTGCAGTGAAGAAGGCGGAGGACGCCGGCTACCACCCGGAGTGGGACGACGCGGCCTTCGCCGTCGATCTGAAGCCGGGCGAGTGGATCACCTGGCCGCAGCACACCCCGCACCGCGTGCAGAACACCGTCGGTCTGAACATCTCCGTCAGCACGGAGCACTACAGCCCGCGGGCGTTCCGCTACGTCCGGGCCCACCGGGCGAACCGCATGCTGCGGGACCGGTTCGGCCTGTCGCTGTCGAGCACGAAGACCTCCGGCCTGGGCTATCAGGCCAAGGCCGCCGCGTACCTCGCGGGTCGGGCGGTGCAGGAGTACGTGACGAAGAAGCGCGGTCTGTACCACTACCCGAAGACGTTCCGCGTCGACCCGAAGGCCCCGCACGCCACGGTCGAACTGAACGGCGGCCCCACGCCGGCGGCGTTCCTGCCGCGGGCGGCCGCCGAGCCGAAGGCTGAATCCGCCGCCGAGCCCGAGCGAGCCCGCGAGCCGGAACTGGCGCTGGCGTAA